In the Candidatus Electrothrix sp. GW3-4 genome, one interval contains:
- the rffA gene encoding dTDP-4-amino-4,6-dideoxygalactose transaminase, with the protein MPIPFNKPFIVGKELYYIAQAVLEGHIAGDGSFTQKCHAFLEEKFNAPKVLLTHSCTAALEIAALLCDIEPGDEVILPSFTFVSTANAFCLRGAKPVFVDIRQDTLNIDEDLIEQAITERTKVIVPVHYAGVGCEMDKIMDIARRHNLIVVEDAAQGVSSQYTEKYLGTIGDLGTYSFHETKNFISGEGGALVINNELFIERAEIIREKGTNRSKFFRGEVDKYTWVDLGSSYLPSEIVAAFLYAQLEHMEEIHRRRQEIFNFYYNGLAPLAAQGALQLPYIPSKCQCNNHLFYILLPDEKTRDGLMKHLKVSGIHAVFHYLPLHLSKMGISLTRKKKNLPITESISKRLLRLPCYYELSSTSQECVVKKITDYLSSTFRLLKD; encoded by the coding sequence ATGCCAATACCATTCAACAAACCATTCATTGTTGGTAAAGAGCTCTACTATATTGCCCAAGCAGTCTTAGAAGGGCATATTGCGGGTGATGGTTCCTTTACGCAAAAATGTCATGCATTTCTGGAAGAAAAATTTAACGCGCCAAAAGTTCTTCTCACCCATTCCTGTACCGCCGCCCTGGAAATAGCAGCCTTACTCTGTGATATTGAGCCTGGGGATGAGGTTATACTCCCGTCATTCACCTTTGTTTCCACTGCAAATGCTTTTTGTCTCAGAGGAGCCAAGCCTGTTTTCGTTGATATCAGACAGGATACCCTCAATATAGACGAAGACCTGATTGAACAGGCTATCACTGAGCGCACCAAGGTTATCGTTCCGGTCCATTATGCGGGTGTTGGCTGTGAGATGGACAAAATCATGGACATTGCCCGGCGTCATAATCTAATTGTGGTCGAAGATGCGGCCCAGGGAGTCAGTTCTCAATATACAGAGAAATATCTTGGGACAATAGGAGATTTAGGGACATATAGCTTCCATGAAACCAAAAATTTCATCTCCGGTGAAGGAGGTGCTCTCGTAATAAACAACGAACTATTTATTGAGCGAGCCGAGATAATTCGGGAAAAAGGAACCAATCGGAGCAAATTTTTTCGCGGTGAGGTGGATAAATATACCTGGGTGGATCTTGGCTCCTCCTATCTTCCTTCTGAAATTGTTGCTGCTTTTTTATATGCCCAATTGGAGCATATGGAGGAAATACACCGAAGACGCCAGGAAATTTTTAATTTTTACTACAATGGGCTGGCTCCCCTTGCAGCACAAGGCGCTCTCCAGCTTCCTTATATCCCCTCAAAATGCCAGTGTAACAATCATCTTTTTTATATTCTGCTACCTGACGAAAAAACTCGTGACGGGTTAATGAAACATTTAAAAGTATCTGGAATCCATGCCGTCTTTCACTATTTACCTTTACATTTGTCTAAAATGGGCATTTCTCTCACCAGAAAGAAAAAAAACTTACCTATAACTGAATCAATAAGTAAACGTTTACTTCGGTTACCTTGTTATTACGAGTTATCCTCAACTAGTCAGGAATGTGTTGTCAAAAAGATTACCGACTATCTTTCCAGTACATTTAGACTTCTGAAGGATTAA
- a CDS encoding GNAT family N-acetyltransferase — MIYNYLEWDSDFFGFKVSQIVKKEISKYELSLVLDELRKENFKLVYMFLLNGIVFSIPYVEIKYIQKKITYKKEIRVPIKINNNIRKFERKNPSDRLVNLAIVSGEFSRFRLDGNIYYSKFKELYEGWIVSSVNKKIALGVLVYEVNNIIAGMVTYDKFENHGKIGIISVDQSYRRLNIASSLLNAAEFYLAKAGCDEITIVTQDCNKPACRLYEKKGYKIKKIENVYHMWL; from the coding sequence ATGATATATAATTACCTCGAATGGGATAGTGATTTTTTTGGTTTTAAAGTATCTCAAATAGTCAAAAAAGAGATTTCAAAATATGAGTTATCACTTGTTTTGGATGAATTAAGAAAAGAAAATTTTAAATTAGTTTATATGTTCCTTTTAAATGGAATTGTATTTTCAATACCATATGTTGAGATAAAATATATCCAAAAAAAAATAACATATAAAAAGGAAATCCGTGTACCTATTAAAATAAACAATAACATTAGGAAATTCGAAAGAAAAAATCCGTCAGATCGACTGGTCAATTTAGCTATCGTAAGCGGTGAATTTTCACGTTTCAGATTGGATGGTAATATTTATTATAGTAAATTTAAAGAGTTGTATGAAGGATGGATTGTTTCATCTGTGAATAAGAAGATTGCATTAGGCGTTCTGGTGTATGAAGTTAATAATATAATTGCAGGGATGGTAACCTACGATAAATTTGAGAACCATGGGAAAATAGGTATTATTTCAGTTGATCAATCTTATAGACGACTAAATATTGCTTCTTCATTGCTCAATGCTGCTGAATTTTATCTAGCTAAGGCTGGATGTGATGAGATAACAATTGTAACGCAGGATTGTAATAAACCGGCCTGTCGGCTATATGAGAAAAAAGGCTATAAAATTAAAAAGATTGAGAATGTCTATCATATGTGGCTTTAA
- a CDS encoding prepilin-type N-terminal cleavage/methylation domain-containing protein has protein sequence MKLNKLRAQANEKGFTLIELMIVIAIIGILAAVAIPNFIEYKNKSYCTATVNDVGAIGGALADYFAIPGNTSASTSFVAGVTGSRPYIVVGNSGNPPANTLLLSASTSAASAVQAGSNYLITATEGAGNCPLKVRTADLHWTQTASGNPQSYFKTL, from the coding sequence ATGAAACTGAATAAATTAAGAGCCCAAGCCAACGAAAAAGGTTTTACCTTGATTGAGCTGATGATCGTTATCGCCATCATCGGTATCTTGGCAGCTGTTGCGATCCCGAACTTTATTGAGTACAAGAACAAATCCTATTGTACTGCAACCGTTAATGATGTTGGTGCGATTGGTGGTGCCCTGGCTGACTATTTTGCAATTCCAGGTAATACCTCTGCTTCAACCAGCTTCGTAGCAGGAGTTACCGGTTCCCGTCCGTACATTGTTGTTGGTAACTCAGGTAACCCTCCTGCTAACACCCTGCTTCTGTCGGCATCCACCTCGGCCGCATCAGCAGTACAGGCGGGATCGAATTACCTCATTACTGCCACTGAAGGTGCAGGTAACTGCCCTCTAAAAGTAAGAACAGCAGATCTACATTGGACCCAAACTGCTAGCGGGAACCCTCAGAGTTACTTTAAGACTCTGTAA
- the larE gene encoding ATP-dependent sacrificial sulfur transferase LarE yields MKNKVTQLRRLLSGFDRVGIAFSGGVDSSFLLRSALDVLGPNRVLILHARSCLQKQQECDRADTWGQRHGYAASELHQQIIKTDPLTWSGFVANPQNRCYLCKKHLYGLFLEHLHQEGTTALLDGTNADDLRQGETGRPGLQALSEFDICTPLADCGLSKEEIRILSRNWGLDTADHPSASCLATRIPHGMLITTERLSRIVELEQILEESGFTGCRVRLDANAEQTFFVQIQKTHHQHLHSDAIRERIVDQFKKKGVRKIYLDLKGR; encoded by the coding sequence TTGAAGAACAAGGTCACGCAACTCCGCCGTCTTCTCTCCGGTTTTGACCGGGTAGGCATCGCCTTTTCCGGCGGGGTTGACTCCTCGTTTCTCCTGCGCTCTGCCCTTGATGTTTTGGGGCCAAACAGGGTTTTGATCCTCCATGCCCGCTCCTGTCTCCAAAAACAGCAGGAATGTGATCGTGCTGACACTTGGGGGCAACGCCACGGATATGCTGCATCTGAGCTTCACCAACAAATCATCAAGACAGATCCGCTGACATGGTCTGGTTTTGTTGCCAATCCCCAAAACCGCTGCTATCTCTGCAAGAAGCATCTGTATGGCCTTTTTCTGGAACATCTGCACCAGGAAGGCACAACAGCCCTGCTGGACGGCACCAATGCTGATGATCTCCGGCAAGGGGAGACGGGACGCCCTGGCTTGCAGGCACTGAGCGAATTCGACATTTGTACCCCTTTAGCAGACTGTGGTCTCTCCAAAGAGGAAATCCGAATCCTGAGTCGAAACTGGGGGCTTGATACTGCCGACCACCCCTCTGCATCGTGCCTTGCCACCAGGATCCCTCATGGAATGCTCATTACTACTGAGCGTCTTAGCCGGATCGTTGAGCTTGAGCAGATATTAGAAGAGAGCGGTTTTACCGGATGCCGAGTTCGTTTAGACGCAAACGCAGAACAAACGTTTTTTGTCCAGATACAAAAGACCCACCATCAGCATCTGCACTCTGACGCCATAAGAGAGCGTATAGTCGATCAGTTTAAAAAGAAGGGGGTCCGCAAGATTTATCTTGACTTAAAAGGACGTTGA
- the rfbB gene encoding dTDP-glucose 4,6-dehydratase: MAKTVLVTGGCGFIGANFIRLLLETRQDWRIINLDKLTYAGNLHNLEDVTEHPHYRFVHGDICDQALLANLFQEEQIDTVVHFAAESHVDRSITGPAEFIRTNITGTFSLLEAAKKQWLDQRENNEQCRFLHVSTDEVYGSLGATGFFNEQTPYDPRSPYSASKASSDHLVRAYFHTYGLPILITNCSNNYGPYQFPEKLIPLMLNNGRQGKDLPVYGDGGNVRDWLYVQDHCEAIVRVVEQGRLGEAYNIGGHNEKNNLQVVELLCDMLDEKLGLLPSGKPRRTLITFVKDRLGHDRRYAIDADKIDRELGWTPKYTFEQGIEKTVTWYLDNQEWMESVMDGSYQEYYTKMYGK, from the coding sequence ATGGCGAAAACAGTACTGGTTACTGGCGGCTGCGGTTTTATCGGCGCAAATTTTATCCGCCTCCTCCTTGAAACACGCCAAGACTGGCGCATTATCAACCTTGATAAGCTGACCTATGCTGGCAACCTGCATAACCTTGAGGACGTAACCGAGCACCCTCACTATCGTTTTGTCCATGGTGATATCTGCGACCAAGCCCTTCTGGCTAATCTATTCCAGGAAGAACAGATTGATACAGTGGTTCATTTCGCAGCTGAATCCCATGTCGATCGTTCCATCACCGGGCCAGCCGAGTTCATTCGAACGAATATCACCGGCACCTTTAGCCTACTTGAGGCGGCGAAAAAACAATGGCTGGACCAAAGAGAGAATAACGAGCAGTGCCGTTTTCTGCACGTGAGTACGGATGAGGTCTACGGCTCCCTGGGAGCAACTGGTTTTTTCAACGAACAAACCCCGTATGATCCCCGCTCGCCCTATTCCGCCTCTAAAGCATCCTCGGACCACCTGGTACGGGCTTATTTCCACACCTACGGCCTGCCCATTCTCATTACCAATTGTTCGAATAATTACGGCCCTTATCAATTCCCGGAAAAACTGATTCCCCTCATGCTCAATAACGGCAGGCAGGGCAAAGACCTCCCGGTCTATGGGGACGGCGGCAATGTACGCGATTGGCTCTATGTACAGGATCATTGCGAGGCCATTGTCCGGGTCGTTGAGCAGGGAAGATTAGGGGAAGCTTATAATATAGGTGGGCATAACGAAAAAAACAATCTCCAGGTCGTGGAGCTGCTCTGCGATATGCTGGATGAAAAACTCGGCCTTCTCCCCTCTGGAAAACCCCGACGTACATTGATCACCTTTGTCAAAGATCGCCTCGGGCATGATCGTCGCTATGCCATTGATGCGGACAAAATTGATCGGGAACTCGGCTGGACACCCAAATACACCTTTGAACAGGGCATTGAAAAAACCGTCACCTGGTACCTGGATAATCAGGAATGGATGGAATCGGTTATGGATGGTTCCTACCAGGAATATTATACAAAGATGTACGGCAAGTAA
- a CDS encoding YitT family protein, with amino-acid sequence MRTGGNPQSLFLSLQQVIRDVGLLCLGGVLCAIGINSVLIPHNFVTGGVTGIALIVYKIFPFLDPGMIYLALNVPLFVLAWMVVGRRFFVYSILGTVALSVSLLFFHFDLHVKDQMLNALLAGVILGGGAGLCLKTSGSQGGTDMLSVMLLKRFSVKIGTTLMVLNGLVLLLISVSYSIEAVLYTMIVVVVSSKMINLVVVGLSQRKAVFIISRQWESISQEILKDIRRGVTIIKGEGGYSHEEEKILYAVVQLREIGLLKRLVHTIDPDAFVVISDTQEVINYRIGNQPHW; translated from the coding sequence ATGCGTACAGGCGGTAATCCACAGTCGTTGTTTCTTTCCCTACAACAGGTCATTCGAGATGTCGGGTTGCTTTGTCTTGGCGGAGTTCTCTGTGCCATCGGGATTAACAGTGTCCTGATTCCCCATAATTTTGTTACCGGTGGAGTCACGGGTATTGCCCTGATAGTCTATAAAATATTTCCCTTCCTTGATCCGGGAATGATCTATCTGGCCCTGAATGTACCGCTTTTTGTCCTGGCCTGGATGGTGGTGGGGCGGCGTTTTTTTGTCTACAGCATCCTGGGGACGGTTGCCCTCAGTGTCTCCCTGCTCTTTTTTCATTTTGATCTTCACGTCAAGGATCAGATGCTCAATGCCCTGCTGGCTGGTGTCATTCTCGGAGGCGGTGCGGGTCTCTGCCTGAAGACCTCTGGTTCGCAGGGGGGCACGGATATGCTTTCTGTTATGCTACTGAAGCGCTTTTCTGTCAAGATTGGCACGACCCTGATGGTCCTGAATGGTCTTGTTCTCCTGCTTATCTCTGTCTCGTATTCCATTGAGGCGGTTCTGTACACCATGATTGTTGTTGTTGTCAGCTCCAAGATGATTAATCTGGTGGTGGTTGGTCTCAGTCAGCGCAAGGCGGTTTTTATTATTTCTCGCCAGTGGGAGAGCATTTCTCAGGAAATTCTCAAGGATATCCGGCGCGGGGTAACTATCATCAAAGGGGAGGGGGGCTACAGCCACGAGGAGGAGAAGATCCTCTATGCAGTTGTGCAGCTGAGGGAAATTGGCCTACTGAAACGACTCGTGCATACGATTGATCCTGATGCCTTTGTGGTGATCAGCGATACCCAGGAGGTCATCAACTACAGGATCGGAAATCAACCGCATTGGTAA
- the rfbC gene encoding dTDP-4-dehydrorhamnose 3,5-epimerase: MKVRTTSLPDVLIIEPRVFGDDRGFFFESFNQRRWQEATGLKTTFVQHNHSSSRKNVLRGLHYQIQQPQGKLVRVIAGEVFDVAVDLRKNSPTLGQWTGEYLSADNKKQFWVPEGFAHGFLVLSEKAEFFYLATDYYAPESERAIIWNDPDLNIDWPLQGEPCLSEKDCAASSFQDADLY, from the coding sequence ATGAAGGTACGAACAACATCTCTTCCAGATGTCCTTATTATTGAACCCAGGGTCTTTGGTGACGACCGGGGCTTTTTTTTCGAGAGTTTCAATCAACGCCGCTGGCAGGAGGCGACCGGCCTGAAGACCACCTTTGTTCAGCATAATCACTCTTCGTCTCGCAAAAATGTTCTGCGAGGCCTCCATTACCAAATTCAGCAGCCGCAAGGGAAACTCGTGCGGGTTATTGCGGGCGAGGTTTTTGACGTTGCTGTGGATCTGCGTAAAAACTCACCCACCTTAGGGCAATGGACGGGCGAATATCTGTCCGCTGATAACAAAAAGCAATTCTGGGTGCCAGAAGGCTTTGCCCACGGCTTCCTTGTCCTTTCTGAAAAAGCTGAGTTTTTCTATTTAGCGACAGATTATTATGCACCGGAGTCTGAGCGGGCTATTATATGGAATGATCCCGACTTAAACATCGATTGGCCTCTCCAAGGCGAGCCCTGCCTCTCTGAAAAAGACTGTGCTGCAAGCTCATTCCAGGATGCAGATCTGTATTAA
- a CDS encoding tetratricopeptide repeat protein, with protein sequence MVTLLQRNPFVHTGLIICFTLLLYGNILSNGWHLDDTGNILHNTPLHLTFLQLDTLFKTFYAHPESTGKLYRPISNFSFALNWFFGKDNPVGYHLVDISIHLLSAIILYLSCIQLLNTPALRRKNYSHIQKKNIALLAAILWLTAPIHTSAVTYIVQRMAQLASLFSVSAIFFYLQTRLTRRNSRVYQLTYLTGFLCCALLALASKENAILLFPSLALIEGIFFLQFAKIQNFAQQKRKIFFLLFLLLSGGILFLSLDIIAAQANSYGHRNFTFQERILTQPRILLFYLSQFFYPTASRLSIAHDITLSTSLFSPWQTLPAIAASIGLIIFGIMCIHKRALLSFAILYYFLNHLVESTIIPLELIFEHRNLLPSLFLFLPLSAFVSDKINEKKWVPVVVTIACTFFLVQSGLATINRNKAWRNTGTLNEDAVKKAPRNARAKLNLAGWYTQQKKYEEAFNLCEKAEKLAEGEASQNTIIPIARMQKGSIAYELGQTEKAAEYFQQAYSLHKSYTAAAEKLIAVLIELTRYDDALRIIAERSILKKDPKLLLLRASVFLRQGNPSEALASYRQAELFYRNLPLVTVGKGKASVMLGKHNEAAKLLNKAAQQNEPMAMLLQIENNLLASRKQEARAQLNQLLRAVPLIRLLNDLNSAGKDPFQIPLNTKLVRQAVLKAALRMSLNLDRQKNVE encoded by the coding sequence ATGGTTACCTTACTTCAACGCAATCCTTTTGTTCACACAGGATTAATTATTTGTTTTACTCTGCTCCTCTACGGCAACATCCTGAGCAACGGCTGGCATCTTGATGATACTGGCAATATCCTTCATAATACTCCACTACATCTCACCTTTCTTCAACTGGACACCCTTTTTAAAACCTTTTACGCCCATCCTGAATCCACAGGAAAACTTTATCGACCAATTTCCAACTTCAGTTTTGCTCTTAATTGGTTTTTCGGAAAAGACAACCCTGTCGGCTACCACCTAGTTGATATTTCTATACATCTCCTTTCAGCAATAATACTCTACCTAAGCTGCATCCAACTTCTCAATACCCCTGCACTCAGAAGAAAAAATTACTCTCACATACAAAAAAAAAACATTGCCCTGCTCGCAGCTATACTCTGGCTTACCGCTCCTATCCATACTTCAGCGGTGACCTATATTGTCCAGCGCATGGCTCAACTTGCCTCCTTGTTTTCTGTCAGTGCTATCTTTTTTTACCTCCAGACAAGGTTGACCAGAAGAAATAGTAGGGTTTATCAACTTACATATTTGACTGGCTTTCTCTGTTGCGCTCTACTTGCCTTGGCCAGCAAAGAAAATGCCATTCTCCTCTTCCCTTCACTAGCTCTTATTGAGGGGATTTTCTTTTTGCAATTTGCAAAAATTCAAAACTTTGCGCAACAAAAAAGAAAGATTTTTTTTCTGCTTTTTCTCCTACTTTCTGGTGGAATACTTTTCCTCAGCTTGGACATCATCGCTGCCCAAGCCAACAGTTACGGACATAGGAACTTCACTTTTCAGGAGCGCATTCTGACCCAACCACGCATACTGCTCTTTTATCTCTCCCAATTTTTTTACCCAACGGCGTCACGCCTCTCCATAGCCCATGATATAACCCTATCGACTTCACTCTTCAGCCCTTGGCAGACCTTACCAGCCATTGCAGCCTCTATCGGATTAATTATCTTCGGTATCATGTGCATTCATAAAAGGGCACTGCTTTCCTTTGCCATTTTATACTATTTTCTCAACCACCTTGTCGAATCAACAATCATCCCTTTAGAGCTCATTTTCGAACACAGAAACCTCCTGCCATCTCTCTTTCTCTTTCTACCGCTGTCTGCCTTTGTCAGTGACAAGATAAACGAAAAAAAATGGGTGCCAGTTGTTGTCACTATAGCCTGCACATTTTTTTTAGTGCAATCCGGTCTTGCCACCATCAATCGAAACAAAGCTTGGAGAAATACAGGAACCCTGAACGAAGACGCTGTCAAGAAAGCTCCCCGCAATGCAAGAGCAAAGCTTAATCTGGCAGGGTGGTATACTCAACAGAAAAAATACGAAGAAGCCTTTAACCTCTGCGAAAAGGCAGAAAAGCTTGCAGAAGGTGAGGCCTCCCAGAATACTATCATCCCTATAGCACGTATGCAAAAAGGCTCCATAGCCTATGAACTCGGCCAGACTGAAAAAGCCGCTGAATACTTTCAGCAGGCATATTCTCTCCATAAAAGCTACACGGCAGCAGCAGAAAAACTTATAGCTGTACTTATCGAGCTGACACGTTATGATGATGCTCTAAGGATCATTGCCGAACGATCCATACTAAAAAAAGATCCCAAACTGCTGCTCCTCAGGGCATCTGTTTTTCTTCGCCAAGGGAATCCTAGCGAGGCTCTGGCTTCTTACCGCCAAGCGGAACTTTTTTACCGAAACCTGCCGCTCGTTACAGTAGGAAAAGGAAAAGCATCTGTTATGCTGGGAAAACACAACGAAGCTGCAAAGCTGCTCAACAAAGCTGCTCAACAAAACGAACCTATGGCCATGTTGCTTCAGATTGAAAATAATCTTCTTGCCAGCAGGAAGCAGGAAGCAAGGGCTCAGCTGAATCAGCTTCTTCGGGCAGTTCCCCTTATCAGGTTACTCAATGACCTTAATAGTGCTGGTAAAGACCCTTTTCAGATACCTCTCAATACAAAATTGGTCCGGCAGGCTGTATTAAAAGCGGCTTTACGAATGTCATTAAATCTTGACCGACAGAAAAATGTTGAATAA
- a CDS encoding glycosyltransferase family 2 protein produces MTRISVVIPVYKCSHSIVALTTRLKEAISCLTHDFEIIYINDASPENDWEIIVFLAKKDARIKGVNLSRNFGQHYAITAGLATSLGDWVVVMDGDLQDRPEEIVHLYNKAQQGFDIVFAQRIARKDKFLKRLSSAVFYQVLGYLTDTPQNASVANFGIYSRNAVNAVLSMHDDVRFLPTMLHWVGFNKTMLPVQHEKRTQGKSSYSLKKLLQLAFDNLIAFSNKPLRLVVKFGFFIVLLSVLFAMYFLFKYLNGEVSVLGYSSVIISIWFLAGIIIMTLGIVGIYIGKIYEKLKGRPCYIVKNKINI; encoded by the coding sequence ATGACAAGAATATCTGTGGTTATACCTGTATATAAGTGCAGTCATTCTATAGTTGCACTTACTACAAGATTGAAGGAGGCCATAAGTTGTCTAACTCATGACTTTGAAATAATTTATATCAACGATGCGAGTCCGGAAAACGATTGGGAGATAATAGTATTTCTTGCAAAAAAAGATGCCAGGATAAAAGGGGTAAATTTAAGCAGAAATTTTGGTCAGCATTATGCAATAACTGCAGGGCTTGCAACGAGCCTCGGTGACTGGGTGGTTGTAATGGATGGGGATTTACAGGATCGACCTGAAGAGATAGTTCATCTCTACAATAAAGCTCAGCAAGGATTTGATATTGTTTTTGCTCAACGTATTGCGAGAAAGGATAAATTTTTAAAACGGTTGAGTTCAGCAGTGTTTTATCAGGTTTTGGGCTACCTCACTGATACCCCTCAAAACGCTTCGGTCGCAAATTTCGGTATCTATAGTCGAAATGCTGTTAACGCTGTGTTGTCAATGCATGACGATGTAAGATTTCTCCCAACAATGTTACATTGGGTAGGATTTAACAAAACAATGCTTCCTGTTCAGCATGAAAAAAGAACTCAAGGAAAATCATCTTATAGCTTGAAAAAGCTTCTTCAGCTGGCTTTTGATAATTTAATCGCTTTTTCAAATAAGCCGTTAAGACTTGTAGTAAAATTTGGATTTTTTATCGTTCTGTTATCTGTATTGTTCGCTATGTATTTTCTTTTTAAATATCTTAATGGAGAGGTTTCTGTTTTAGGATATTCGAGTGTTATTATATCAATTTGGTTTCTTGCTGGAATTATAATTATGACGCTTGGCATTGTTGGCATATATATAGGAAAAATATATGAAAAGTTAAAAGGCAGGCCGTGCTATATTGTAAAAAATAAAATAAATATATGA
- a CDS encoding HU family DNA-binding protein translates to MRTRKERKGIMNKKELVEAMAEAADISKSAAEKALNGMLMGITEALSEGDKVTLVGFGTFSTAKRAARQAKNPQTGAVMEIPAKTVAKFKPGSKLSEAVK, encoded by the coding sequence ATTCGTACTAGAAAAGAGAGGAAAGGGATAATGAACAAAAAAGAATTGGTTGAGGCTATGGCCGAAGCAGCTGACATCAGCAAATCAGCAGCTGAAAAAGCACTCAATGGTATGCTGATGGGTATTACAGAAGCCCTTTCCGAAGGTGACAAGGTCACACTGGTCGGATTCGGCACATTTTCCACGGCTAAGCGAGCAGCACGACAGGCAAAAAATCCTCAAACAGGTGCAGTCATGGAAATCCCTGCCAAAACAGTGGCGAAATTCAAGCCAGGCAGCAAGCTCTCCGAGGCCGTCAAATAG
- a CDS encoding homocysteine biosynthesis protein yields the protein MSDPKQESKFQVNKTYAEINARIKAGEAVVVTADEMVDIVRQEGPVEAAHRVDVVTTGTFSTMCSSGVFLNFGQTNPTIKAQKVSINKVAAYAGIAAIDIYLGATEPTEGDPLNQVYPGEFRYGGGHIIEDLVAGKAVQLEAKAYPTDCYANTKCKKEITLAEMPHALLCNPRNGYQNYNCAVNLSDKIVYTYMGTLKPHCRNANYCSAGQLSPLLNDPLYRTIGIGTRIFLGGGVGYVTFQGTQHNPGAPRGENGVPTRPAGTMMVQGDLKQMSADWLRGVSLQGYGCSLAVGLGVPIPILNEEMARFTGVSNEEIFTHVVDYGHDYTNGIARHYGKVSYAQLMSGEIEVAGKKVPTAPLSSLPGARKIAETLKEWIQAGKFHLGEPVDYFPSADFSFDPEK from the coding sequence ATGAGCGATCCGAAGCAAGAGAGCAAGTTTCAGGTGAATAAAACCTACGCGGAAATCAATGCCCGAATCAAGGCGGGTGAGGCCGTGGTGGTCACAGCGGATGAGATGGTTGATATTGTCCGGCAGGAAGGCCCTGTTGAGGCGGCCCACCGAGTCGATGTGGTCACCACCGGTACCTTTTCCACCATGTGCTCCTCTGGCGTATTTCTCAACTTCGGCCAGACCAACCCGACCATCAAGGCACAAAAGGTCTCGATTAACAAGGTTGCTGCCTATGCCGGGATTGCAGCCATTGACATCTACCTGGGCGCTACAGAACCCACAGAGGGTGATCCGCTCAATCAGGTCTACCCCGGTGAGTTCCGTTACGGCGGAGGCCATATTATCGAAGACCTGGTGGCGGGCAAGGCCGTACAGCTCGAGGCCAAGGCCTATCCCACAGACTGCTATGCCAATACCAAGTGCAAAAAGGAAATAACTCTGGCCGAGATGCCCCATGCCCTGCTCTGTAACCCGCGCAACGGCTACCAAAACTATAATTGTGCGGTCAATCTCTCGGACAAGATCGTCTATACCTATATGGGCACCCTAAAACCTCATTGCCGTAATGCCAATTATTGCAGCGCAGGCCAGCTCAGTCCCCTGCTCAACGACCCGCTCTACCGAACCATCGGCATCGGCACCCGTATCTTTCTTGGCGGTGGCGTTGGCTATGTGACCTTTCAGGGGACCCAGCATAATCCGGGTGCACCGCGTGGTGAAAACGGGGTGCCGACCAGACCCGCAGGCACCATGATGGTCCAGGGTGATCTTAAACAGATGTCAGCGGACTGGCTCCGCGGGGTAAGCCTGCAGGGCTATGGCTGCTCTCTTGCTGTGGGTCTGGGGGTACCTATCCCTATCCTCAATGAGGAAATGGCCCGTTTCACCGGAGTTTCTAATGAAGAGATCTTCACCCATGTGGTGGACTACGGCCATGATTACACCAACGGCATTGCCCGCCATTACGGCAAGGTCAGCTATGCCCAGCTCATGAGTGGCGAGATAGAGGTGGCAGGCAAAAAGGTCCCCACCGCCCCCCTCTCCTCTTTACCAGGGGCTCGCAAGATCGCCGAGACCCTCAAGGAGTGGATCCAGGCCGGTAAATTCCATCTGGGCGAGCCCGTAGATTATTTCCCCAGTGCAGATTTTTCCTTTGACCCGGAAAAATAA